The DNA segment GCTGCCCCGGCACGGCGGGTAGTCTCGGTTTCGCCGGATCCAGCGTCAAGGCCCAGGTCAATGCCCAAAACGTAGAATCCCCCCTATGGCCGTTTCCGTTTCCGGGCAACACGTCACCTTCAGCCCCCCATCCGGCGCCGTGGCCCTGGTGGGGGACTTCACCGACTGGCGCAAGCAACCCGCGTTGCCCGTCACGGCGGGCCAGCCCCTCACACTGAGGCTGCCGCGCGGCGCGTGGGTGGAATACGCGTGGCTGGACGCGGCGGGCGAGGCCTTTGCCGATCCCGACAACCCTCAGAAGTCCCTGAATCCGTGGTGGTCCTACCCGCGTGCGGCGGTGGTGGGCGAGTACGCGCGGCACCCGCTGTGGCTGGCCCCGGAGGCGGCGCGCAAGGGAACGACTACGCGCCTGACCTGGGAGGGCAGCGTCTTCCCCGGCACCCGCCGCGCCATCGTCTACACGCCGCACGGCTACGAGGCCGGCACCCCCCTTCCGGTCTATTACGTGCAGGACGGCGTGGCCTTCTACCGCACCGGCAAGCTGGGGGACGTGATGGACCGGGCGCTGGAGGCGGGACTGGCGACGGGCGCGGCCCTGGTGTTCGTGGAACCGGGCGACCGCAGCGAGGAGTACTACCTGAATGACCGTTACCTGGATTTTCTGACCGGGGAGGTCTTTCCCCGCGTGGAGGGCGAGCTGGTCACCGTCAGCGAGCGTGGCCTGTGGGGCGCGAGCCTGGGCGGGCTGATCTCGCTGTATCTGGGCAGCCGTCACCCGGAGCTGTTCAGCCGCGTGGTCAGCCACAGCGGGGCATTCATCGCCCGGCCCGGCGCGCGGGACACGGCGGGCGTGATCGACACCACCGGGGCCGGGGAATGGCTGCTGGAGGAACTGCGCCAGACTCCGCCCACGCACCTGAAAACCAGCCTGGACACCGGCGTGCTGGAGTGGCTGACCGGGCCGAACCGCCGCATGGCGGGCCTGCTGGCCGATAGGGGGTTGCCCCACCAGTACCGCGAGTACCCCAGCGGCCACACCTGGGTGACGTGGCGCGAGGCCCTGCCCGAGGCGTTCCTGTACATGCAGGGCTGAGGCGGGGGGGGCGGTCCTCACCACCCGCCGGGATCAAGGCGGCATAGTCGCCCCATCCATGCGACACAGTTTTCTTCTCATGCTGGCACTGTCCGGCAGCGCGGGGGCGCTTACCATGACCTATCCCAGCAGCACCACCACCATCCACGAGAAAGCGGCCGACTGGGCAGGCGCGGAACTCAGGGGCGTCGGGCTCCACGCGCAGGCCCTCACCCTGGCCCCCGGCGCGGCGAGCGGCACGCTGACCTCGGCCCCGCTGACCGTGCCTGCCTTCGACGAACTGGTGCCGTCGTGGAACGCGGTCACGCCCGGCGCAGGCAGCGTCACGCTGGAGGTGCGGGCGCGGGTGGGTGCGGACTGGTCGCGCTGGTACTCCTTCGGCAGCTGGAGCAGCGCCGAGGGCCGCAGCAGCGTGAACGGGCAGAAGGACAGCGCCGGGCAGGTCCTGACCGATACGCTGCGCCTGAACACCAGGGCCACGACGTACCAGTACCGCGTGACCCTGCGCGGTCAGGGCACCACGGCCCGCCTGCTGGCCTTCGCCACCTCTGACCGGGCGCGGCAGGCGGCGGGCCTGGGGGCGGCCAGCGACCGGGCCGCCTGGGGCAAGGTCCTTGACGTGCCGCAGCGCTCGCAGATGATCTACCCGGACGGCGGCGAGGTGTGGTGCAGCCCCACCAGCGTCTCGATGATTCTGGCGGCGCGGGGCATCGACGTCACGGTGCCGCAGGCGGCGAAGGCCACCTATGACCGCGCCTACGACGGCACCGGCAACTGGTCCTTCAACGCCGCCTACGCCGGAGCGCTGGGGCAGCGTGCCTACGTGACCCGGCTGCCCAGTCTGGCCGCCGCCGAGAAGTTCACGGCTGCGGGCGTGCCGCTGGCCGTCAGCCTGGGCTGGAAGAAGGGCGAACTGCCCGGCGCGGCCCTTCCCACCAGCAGCGGCCACCTGATGGTCCTGATCGGCTTCGACAAGGCCGGCAATCCCGTCCTGAACGATCCCGCGGCACCCAGCAACGACACCGTGCGCCGCACCTATCCGCGCGCCGCCTTCGAGCGGCTGTGGCTGTCGCACAGTGGGGGCCTGAGCTACGTGATCGGGGAGTAGCGGGAACGGCGGCTCGTCCGTGGCCCAGCGTCCGGGTCGTCCAGGGGCGACGCCCTCCCACCCTCTTGACGGCCTGACCGGGCCAGGGACCGAACATGACCGAAACGGACGCCATCGCTCTGGCCGACACGCCCCGCACCCGCGCCAGCCTCGCCGCCGATCTCCGCGCCCTGGGTGTGGGGGCCGGTGACGTCCTGATGGTTCACGTCAGCCTGAGCCGCCTGGGCTGGGTGGCCGGCGGTACGGTGGCCGTGATCCAGGCGCTTCAGGACGCCGTGACGCCCATGGGAACGATCGTCATGCCCACCTTTACGATGCACCTGACCGATCCGGCCGGCTGGCGGCGGCCGGCTGTACCGCCGTCCTGGTGGGACACCATTCGCGCCGAGATGCCCGCCTTTGACCCGGCACTGACGCCCTCGCGCGGGGTGGGCCGCGTCGCCGAACTGCTCAGAACGTGGCCCGGGGCCAGGCGCAGCAATCACCCTCACAGTTCTTTTGCCGCGTGGGGCCGCCAGGCCGAATTCATCACGGCGGACCATCCCCTGACGTTCTCGCTGGGGGACGGCTCCCCCCTGGCCCGCGTGTATGACCTGGACGGGCGGGTGCTGCTGCTGGGCACGCAGAACAACACCAGCCTGCACCTGGCGGAGGTCCGGGCCGGGAAGCAGCCCACCGTGCCTTTCAGCGGCCCCGTCCTGCTGGACGGTCAGCCGACGTGGGTGACCTTCGACGAGTGCGATTACGCTGAGGACGCCTTCCCGCCCGTCAAGGCCGCCTTTGAGGCCAGCGGCGCGGTGACGGTGGGAAAGGTCGGCTCGGCCACCGCGAAACTGATGGCCCAGCGGGCGCTGGTTGATTTTGCCGTGCAGTGGTGGACGGCTGACGCTCCCGGTTGACGTTCTGAGTGCAGGCGCTGGAGCATAGGACACTGGGCCGGAGGTCCGGCGACGGAGCGAGCCGCCCCTTCCCGCCCCGCGCTCAGGGCTGTCGACTCTACAAATGGGGTCCGCGTTTTCACCGTCAGAAGGCAGGTTCACTGGTGGCCTGAACGCGTGGCCACCTGCCCTACACTGCCCCCACGCATGGACTTTCCCACCACCTGCCCCACCTGTGGCCGCGAGAACCGCGCCGAGTACGCCGACAGCAGCGTGCATGACCTGACCTGTGTGCGCTGCGGGGCGCATTATTGCGTGCTGGTGCGCAAGCAGAAGTTCGAGGTGCTGTTTGACCTGGGCACCCGCGCCCTGATGGACGGCTACGCCCGCGAGGCCGTGGCGAGCTTCGCGGCGGCGCTGGAACGCTTTTTCGAGTTCTACGTGCGTGCGTACGCGCTGGAGCGGGCCTCGGACACGGCGGCGGATTTTGGGGCGGCGACGGCGGCATTGACGGGCACCTGGCGGCACGTTGCCAGCCAGTCCGAGCGGCAGCTGGGCATGTTCGCGCTGGCCTACCTGCTCCGGCAGGGCCGGGAGCCGGATTTTCTGACGTCCACGGCGCTGGGTGCGGACTTTCGCAACCGCGTGATCCACCGGGGCGAGTTGCCCGTCCGCGCCGACGTGGAGACCTACGCCGCGCAGGTCTTCGCCCTGATCGACCGCCTGCTGACCGAGCTGGGCGACGGCGCCAAGCAGGCCGAACTAGCCCAGGAACAGGCGTTTGCCCTGCATATCGCTGCGCTGCCGGACGGCGTGACCGCCGTGTTCGAGGAGCATCCGGGCATGTTCCGCGCCCGCCGTTTCGGCACCCTGGCCCCGATGCCCAAGCCGGGCAAGACTGCCGCGCACCCCACCCCCGCCAGCGGCATGAACAGCGCCCGTGCGTACCAGCAGGCCCAGCAGCAGGCGCTGTTTCAGCGGGCGCTGGCCGAGCGGGGGGCACTGCTCAAGGGGTTCAAGGGCGGATAGGGGGGCGGCGCGTCCGGCCCCCACAGGGTTGGACGGCCTGACCCCCGCCCCCTACACTGCCGCATGCAGTCTGAAAGGGACCGACAGGGGGACCGGCGCCGTCTGGTACGGGTGGCGCGTGGGGAAGAGGCGGGCGATCTGCTGGTGCGCGGCGCACAGGTGGTTCAGCCGGCCACGCGCGAGATTTTCGAGGCCGATGTGCTGATCGCGGGTGGCCGGGTGGCGGCGCTGGGCGGCGCAGGCATGGGCTTCGAGGCCACACGGGTGATCGAGGCGCACGGCGCGTTCCTGGCCCCCGGCTTCATCGACGGCCACATTCACATCGAGTCCAGCCTGCTGACCCCGGCGGGCTTCGCGCGGGCGGTGCTGCCGCGCGGCACGACCGGTGTGGTGGCCGAGCCGCACGAGGTGGTCAACGTGCTGGGCGTGCGCGGCCTGGAATGGATGCTGGAGGCCGGGGCCACCTCGGGCCTGCGGGTCTGGGCTTCAGCGCCGTCGTGCGTGCCGGCCAGCGAATTCGAGGACGGCGGCGCACAGGTCACGGCGGCAGACACCGCCCGGATGCTGCGCGTGCCCGGCGTGCTGGGGCTGGCCGAGATGATGAACTACCCCGGCGTTCTGGGCGGGGACGCGGCCGTGTGGGCCATTCTGGAGGCGGGCCGCGCAGCAGGCGGGCGTCTGGACGGCCACGCCGCCGGGATGCGGGGCCGGGACCTGATGGCCTACGCGGCGGCGGGCCTGCACTCGGATCACGAGGCCGCCACCCCGCAGGAAGCCCGCGAGCGCCTGCGCGCGGGCCTGTGGCTGATGGTGCGTGAGGGCTCGGCGGCCCGCAATCTGGAGGCCCTGCTGCCGGTGCTGCGGGAGCGCCCGCGCCGCGCCATGCTGGTCAGCGACGACGTGAGCGTGGACGAACTTCTGGAACTGGGCCACCTGGACCGCCTGCTGCGGGCGTGCGTGGCGGGCGGGCTGCATCCGGCGGACGCCATCGCCCTCGTGACCTGCAACCCGGCGGAGTACTGGGGCCTGCACAGCTCCGGTCTGATCGCCCCCGGCCACCACGCCGACATGGTGTTGCTGCGCGACCTGCAGGGCTTCGAGGTGCTGGACACCTTCGTGGGTGGTGCGGAGGCCCGGCCCGGCGAGGTCACCCCACCGCTGGGTGGCGGCGGCGTGAACCTGGGGGCCGACTGGGACAGCGCGACGTTCGATGTGCCCGCCCACTGGCCGGTGATGCAGGTGTGCCCGGACCAGATCACCACCGGCCGGGGGGCACCGGGTAGCGGCGAGGCGCGGCTGGTGGTGGCGGACCGTTACGGGCGCGGCCACCGGGCGGCGTGCTGGACCTCCGGCACCGGCATGGGTCAGCGGGGCACGCTGGGCCTGAGCATCCTGCACGACGCCCACAACGCCGCGTTCCTGGGCGGCAGCGACGAGGACGTGCGGGCGGCGGGCCGCGCCCTGCGCGACATCGGCGGCGGCGCGGTGGTGGTGGTGGACGGCGCGGTCCAGGCCAGCCTGCCCCTGCCCTACGCGGGCCTGATGACCGACCTGCCCCCCCAGCAGGCCGCCGCCCGCCTGAACGAGGTCACTGCCGCCGCCCGCGCCCTGGGCTGCACCCTGCCCTACCCGGTGACCACCCTCAGCTTCCTGGGCCTGAGCGTGATCCCATCGCTGAAACTGACCCCACGCGGCCTGCTGGACGTGGAAGCGTGGCACCTGCTGGAGCGATAACCGGGCGCCTCAACCGCCGCGTCAAGGCGGTGCCGGTGGAGATCGTAGACAGGAAAGAGCCGCCCGGACTTTCTTCAGGCGGCTCTCGTTTCCCGGCGGCTTTACGCCCGCTGCTTGCCCTTCAGCGCCCCGTGCTCCTGCAGGTACTCGGCGATCTGCACAGCATTCAGCGCCGCGCCCTTCAGCAGCTGGTCCCCCGCCACGAACAGGTCGATGCCGCCGTCAAAGACCAGCGACTCGCGGATGCGGCCCACCTCCACGTCGTACTTGCCGCTGGCGGTCAGGGGCATCGGGTACAGCTGGCCCTGCGGGTCGTCGCGCACTTCCACCCCGGCGGAGCGGGACAGCAGCTCGCGCACCGCTTCCGGGGTGGCGGGGCGCTCCAGTTCCAGCGTGATGGCCTCGCTGTGCGTCCGCAGCGTGGGAATGCGGACGGCGGTGCAGCTGATCTTCAGCGACTCGTCCCCGATGATCTTGCGGGTTTCCCAGACCACCTTCATCTCTTCCTTGGTGTAGCCGTTGTCCTGAAAGGCGTCGATGTGCGGGATGACGTTGAAGGGGATGGGATGGGCGAACACGTCGTTGGTGGCGTCCTTGCCGTGCAGCACCATGTGGGTCTGCTCCAGCAGCTCGTCCATGCCCTTCTGGCCCGCGCCGCTGGTGGCCTGGTAGGTAGAGACAATCATGCGTTTCACCCCGTACTCACGGTGGATCGGGGCAACGGCCAGCACGGCGACGGCGGTGGTGCAGTTGGGGTTGGCGATGATGCCCTGGTGCTGCAGCGCGGCCTCGCCGTTCACTTCTGGCACCACCAGCGGCACTTTCGGGTCATAGCGGAAAGCGCTGGAGTTGTCGATCACCACCGCGCCGCCCGCCACCCACGCGGCGGCCTTCCCCTTGCTGATCGCGCCGCCGGCCGAGGCCAGGATCACGTCGGCGTCAATGGCCCCCTCGGGGGTGGCCTGCACGGTCAGCTCGCGCCCCTTGAAGGTCAGGGTGCTGCCCGCCGAACGCGGCGAGGCGAAGAGAAGCAGCTCGTCAAATTGCAGACTGCTTTTTTCCAGCACGCTCATCAGCTCGTGTCCGACGGCTCCGGTGGCTCCCACAATCGCTACGCGCATACTTGATCTCCTTCAAGAAAAAATCCGCCACGCGGTCTGCGG comes from the Deinococcus aerolatus genome and includes:
- a CDS encoding alpha/beta hydrolase, which translates into the protein MAVSVSGQHVTFSPPSGAVALVGDFTDWRKQPALPVTAGQPLTLRLPRGAWVEYAWLDAAGEAFADPDNPQKSLNPWWSYPRAAVVGEYARHPLWLAPEAARKGTTTRLTWEGSVFPGTRRAIVYTPHGYEAGTPLPVYYVQDGVAFYRTGKLGDVMDRALEAGLATGAALVFVEPGDRSEEYYLNDRYLDFLTGEVFPRVEGELVTVSERGLWGASLGGLISLYLGSRHPELFSRVVSHSGAFIARPGARDTAGVIDTTGAGEWLLEELRQTPPTHLKTSLDTGVLEWLTGPNRRMAGLLADRGLPHQYREYPSGHTWVTWREALPEAFLYMQG
- a CDS encoding peptidase C39 family protein → MRHSFLLMLALSGSAGALTMTYPSSTTTIHEKAADWAGAELRGVGLHAQALTLAPGAASGTLTSAPLTVPAFDELVPSWNAVTPGAGSVTLEVRARVGADWSRWYSFGSWSSAEGRSSVNGQKDSAGQVLTDTLRLNTRATTYQYRVTLRGQGTTARLLAFATSDRARQAAGLGAASDRAAWGKVLDVPQRSQMIYPDGGEVWCSPTSVSMILAARGIDVTVPQAAKATYDRAYDGTGNWSFNAAYAGALGQRAYVTRLPSLAAAEKFTAAGVPLAVSLGWKKGELPGAALPTSSGHLMVLIGFDKAGNPVLNDPAAPSNDTVRRTYPRAAFERLWLSHSGGLSYVIGE
- a CDS encoding aminoglycoside N(3)-acetyltransferase; translated protein: MTETDAIALADTPRTRASLAADLRALGVGAGDVLMVHVSLSRLGWVAGGTVAVIQALQDAVTPMGTIVMPTFTMHLTDPAGWRRPAVPPSWWDTIRAEMPAFDPALTPSRGVGRVAELLRTWPGARRSNHPHSSFAAWGRQAEFITADHPLTFSLGDGSPLARVYDLDGRVLLLGTQNNTSLHLAEVRAGKQPTVPFSGPVLLDGQPTWVTFDECDYAEDAFPPVKAAFEASGAVTVGKVGSATAKLMAQRALVDFAVQWWTADAPG
- a CDS encoding adenine deaminase, whose product is MQSERDRQGDRRRLVRVARGEEAGDLLVRGAQVVQPATREIFEADVLIAGGRVAALGGAGMGFEATRVIEAHGAFLAPGFIDGHIHIESSLLTPAGFARAVLPRGTTGVVAEPHEVVNVLGVRGLEWMLEAGATSGLRVWASAPSCVPASEFEDGGAQVTAADTARMLRVPGVLGLAEMMNYPGVLGGDAAVWAILEAGRAAGGRLDGHAAGMRGRDLMAYAAAGLHSDHEAATPQEARERLRAGLWLMVREGSAARNLEALLPVLRERPRRAMLVSDDVSVDELLELGHLDRLLRACVAGGLHPADAIALVTCNPAEYWGLHSSGLIAPGHHADMVLLRDLQGFEVLDTFVGGAEARPGEVTPPLGGGGVNLGADWDSATFDVPAHWPVMQVCPDQITTGRGAPGSGEARLVVADRYGRGHRAACWTSGTGMGQRGTLGLSILHDAHNAAFLGGSDEDVRAAGRALRDIGGGAVVVVDGAVQASLPLPYAGLMTDLPPQQAAARLNEVTAAARALGCTLPYPVTTLSFLGLSVIPSLKLTPRGLLDVEAWHLLER
- a CDS encoding aspartate-semialdehyde dehydrogenase, coding for MRVAIVGATGAVGHELMSVLEKSSLQFDELLLFASPRSAGSTLTFKGRELTVQATPEGAIDADVILASAGGAISKGKAAAWVAGGAVVIDNSSAFRYDPKVPLVVPEVNGEAALQHQGIIANPNCTTAVAVLAVAPIHREYGVKRMIVSTYQATSGAGQKGMDELLEQTHMVLHGKDATNDVFAHPIPFNVIPHIDAFQDNGYTKEEMKVVWETRKIIGDESLKISCTAVRIPTLRTHSEAITLELERPATPEAVRELLSRSAGVEVRDDPQGQLYPMPLTASGKYDVEVGRIRESLVFDGGIDLFVAGDQLLKGAALNAVQIAEYLQEHGALKGKQRA